In the Paramisgurnus dabryanus chromosome 5, PD_genome_1.1, whole genome shotgun sequence genome, one interval contains:
- the sapcd2 gene encoding suppressor APC domain-containing protein 2, which yields MDLIEEVDSNGKRNGLVNTLKTEVRKDFPVYKAPIMQPETQFSTDGLPKAFLHSLRTLFDILDDGRRGYVHVSEIESRWRGAETRDLPAGVLESLRRVAPHHGCLTFDRFVAGLRNSMLNPENNSPAPASTHQQRPKPPNNPSEGKVRPLGPSNGVNTQHSRQMCRDRHHGLSGAGLECLYRSELNRIGKKAHHSSRTRANESPRVQKTIESVGLPRSQSETVTGFLKSKQHGRNQDKQRRHTLTNGVDYGMLKQMKEMEQEKDSLLAGLDVLERAREWYQTQIHNIMESQRHIGQSLSTASLNGSSQSRLNILLPKLQDVTRCLSDLISFSATTSPSGTSTSTSVAPSAPIPAPPQAIHVLKEHNRLLTQEVSEKSDRIAQLEQEKSALIKQLFEARARNVHDSSALDSTFI from the exons ATGGATTTAATAGAAGAAGTAGATTCCAATGGCAAAAGAAACGGATTGGTAAATACTTTAAAAACTGAAGTGCGAAAGGATTTTCCCGTTTATAAAGCGCCGATCATGCAGCCGGAGACGCAGTTCAGCACAGACGGTCTGCCGAAAGCTTTTCTTCACAGTTTACGAACTTTATTTGATATCCTTGATGATGGGAGACGCGGTTACGTTCATGTGTCTGAGATTGAGAGTCGGTGGCGAGGCGCGGAGACGCGGGATTTACCGGCCGGTGTTCTGGAGAGTTTACGGCGGGTCGCACCGCATCACGGTTGCCTGACTTTTGATCGTTTCGTGGCGGGACTCAGAAACTCTATGCTCAATCCGGAGAATAACAGCCCAGCGCCCGCCTCGACCCACCAGCAGCGACCCAAACCTCCAAACAACCCGTCTGAGGGTAAAGTCCGGCCGCTTGGGCCGAGTAATGGAgtaaacacacagcacagcCGGCAGATGTGTCGGGACCGACATCACGGGCTCTCAGGCGCAGGGTTGGAGTGTTTATATCGCTCAGAGTTGAATCGCATTGGTAAAAAAGCGCATCACTCCAGTCGGACCCGAGCCAATGAATCTCCTCGTGTCCAGAAAACAA TTGAGAGCGTTGGTCTGCCTCGATCACAGAGTGAAACTGTAACGGGATTCTTAAAGTCAAAGCAACATGGCAGGAACCAAGACAAGCAGAGACGCCACACACTCACAAACGGAGTGGATTATGGGATG CTGAAGCAGATGAAGGAGATGGAGCAAGAGAAAGACTCTTTGCTGGCTGGGTTAGATGTGTTGGAACGAGCGAGAGAATGGTACCAGACCCAGATCCACAACATTATGGAGAGCCAGAGACACATTGGACAGAGTCTCTCTACT GCATCTTTGAATGGATCTTCTCAGAGTCGGTTAAACATTCTTCTTCCTAAACTTCAAGACGTCACTCGCTGCCTCagtgatttaatttcattttcagCAACG ACGTCCCCTTCTGGGACCTCAACGTCCACTAGCGTTGCTCCTTCAGCCCCCATTCCAGCACCTCCTCAAGCAATCCACGTCCTGAAGGAGCATAACCGCCTCCTTACACAG GAAGTAAGTGAGAAGAGCGATCGCATTGCACAGCTGGAGCAGGAGAAATCTGCTCTCATCAAACAGTTGTTTGAGGCTCGTGCTCGCAATGTTCACGATAGCAGCGCACTCGACTCCACCTTCATCTGA